The Mercurialis annua linkage group LG7, ddMerAnnu1.2, whole genome shotgun sequence genome includes the window AGGAAATGGCTCAGTTGCATAGCTTGGATAAGAGGAGTTTGTTTTCTCATATTAGAGGTGAGATAAGTTTTAAGGTTTATGTTAGTTGTAGAGAGGATGTTAAGGAAAATGTTGGTGGTGGTGTTGGTTCTGGTTCTGGGTCtaagaaaaacaagaaaatgcagcagcagcagcagcagcagattCAAGCTGTAGTGCAGCAGCAGTTGATTCAAGAAAACAAGAAGCAAATACAGCAAAACCAAGGGCAAAACCATGCAAAGCTGCCACCTTTGGAGCCAAATCAAGGTGAGATGATTAAACCTATTGTTATTACTACTGGTCCTGGTCCTGTTGTTTATGGTTCTGCCGGAGGCGGTGGCGGAGGTGGTGGTACTGAGTTCTCTCTGAAAGAAACCAGCCCACACCTTGGTGGTGGTCATTTGAATAAAGATAAGACTAGTGCAACTTATGATCTTGTTGAGCAAATGCAGTATCTTTATGTTAGAGTTGTGAAAGCTAGAGAGATAATGTTGTTTGGTGGTGGTGAGATTGTTGTTGAGGTGAAGTTAGGGAACTATAGAGGGATTACTAAGAGAGTTGGCTCGAGTAATATAGAGTGGGACCAAGTTTTTGCATTCTCTAAAGATTGCATACAGTCATCAATGGTGGAGATTTTTGTTAAGGAGGGTAATAAAGATGATTACTTGGGGcgtgtttggtttgatttgaatgaGGTTCCGAAAAGAGTGCCGCCTGATAGTCAGTTAGCTCCTCAATGGTATAGGATGGAGGATAAGAAAGGGGATAAATCTAAAGGTGGTGAAGTTATGGTTTCTATATGGTTTGGGACTCAAGCTGATGAAGCTTTTGGTGAGGCTTGGCATTCTAAGGCTGCAAATGTTCATTTTGATGGACTTTGCTCTATCAAATCCAAGGTTTATTTGTCTCCTAAACTTTGGTACTTGAGGGTGTCTGTTATTGAGGCTCAAGATATTGTTCCGGGTGATAAAGGGTCTGCGATGATGAGGTTTCCGGAGCTGTATGTCAAAGTTCTGGTGGGGAACCAGGTTTTGAGGACGAAAATAGCAGGGCCTAACCCTAACCGGAGCATGTCGAGTCCTTATTGGAACGAAGATTTAGTGTTTGTTGTTGCTGAGCCGTTTGAGGATTACTTGGCAGTTTCTGTGGAGGATCGGGTTGGACCTGGCAGAGAAGAGGCTGTTGGCAGGTTTCTGCTTCCAATGACTGCCATTGAGAGGCGTTATGACGATAAACAAGTGGTTTCGAGGTGGTTCAATCTTGATAGTCATTTTGGTAGTGCAGTTGAGTCGAAAATCATGACGAGATTTGGGTCTAGGATTCACCTTAGGATGTCTCTGGATGGGGGCTATCATGTGCTTGATGAGGCCACAATGTATAGCAGTGATGTTCGACCGACTGCTAAACAGTTATGGAAGCCTCACATTGGTGTGCTTGAGATGGGAATTTTGGGTGCATCAGGACTTATGCCAACCAAACTCAAGGAAGGGAAAAGAGAAACAGCAGACGCTTATTGCGTCGCGAAGTACGGTCAGAAATGGGTGAGAACAAGAACAGTTGTAGACAGTTTATCACCAAAATGGAATGAGCAATACACTTGGGAAGTGTTTGATCCTTGCACAGTTATCACAATTGGGGTGTTTGATAATTGCCATGTCGATAAGAATGCCATCAACAACGTTGGCGCTGCTCGTGATTCTCGTATCGGAAAAGTTAGAATTCGACTTTCAACTCTCGAAACTGACAGGGTCTACACTCACTCCTATCCTCTCCTTATGTTACATCCTACTGGAGTGAAGAAGATGGGTGAGCTTCATTTAGCAGTAAGGTTTTCTTGTGCAAATATGGCTAACATGTTTCATATGTACACACTGCCGCTGCTACCAAAGATGCACTATATACAGCCCTTGAGTGTGAATCAATTGGAGATCTTGAGATATCAGGCTATGAATGTGGTTGCATCACGGCTCAGCCGAACAGAGCCGCCGCTCGGGCGAGAAGTGGTGGAGTACATGCTTGATCATGACTCTCATATGTGGAGCATGAGAAGAAGCAAGGCTAACTTTGCTAGACTAATAAATATCCTCTCCGGCATTGTAGCCATCGGCAGGTGGCTCGAGTCGATGCGAAACTGGCAGAGACCGGTTTTCTCCACCTTGTTCCTCTTAGCTTTCCTATTGCTGGTTGCAATGCCAGAGCTCATTATCCCTGCTGTGTTGCTTCACATGGCGATCATCGGGCTCTGGCGGTACCGATCGCGACCGCGTCACCCGCCCCACATGGATACAAGGCTGTCTCATGCTGAGAGTGTGTATCCTGATGAGCTAGATGAAGAATTTGATTCGTTCCCGACGAGTCGAAGCGCGGAGGTAATAAGAATGAGGTACGATAGGCTAAGAAGCGTGGCGGGGAGGATTCAGACAGTGGTAGGTGACATGGCAACACAAGGAGAAAGGTTACAAGCATTGCTGAGCTGGAGAGATCCAAGAGCAACATTCTTGTTTGTGATGATGTGTTTGTTTGCTGCTGTTGGGTTCTATGCAGTGCCTATAAGGGTGGTTGTGATTTTGTGGGGGATGTATATGCTGAGGCCACCGAGGTTCAGGAACAAATTGCCTTGCAGGGCTTTGAATTTCTTCCGAAGGTTGCCTGCCAAGGCTGATAGTTTGCTGTAATTGTGACTGAGTTTTGCAGTGCTTGGCTTTTGTTGTGTAGGAAAATTAGCATTATGAAGATGTCTTGTGATGTTAGGTGTCTAATTAGGAGTATTTTGTTAGCTTGTTCAAAGGAGGAAATTTATGTGTAACCTTTTATGTTATGTTAAGCTAATCCTTTATGTTTGTCTGTTGCATGCTTGGAGGGTAAATTACACCAACTTTTGTTAAACTGATTGGAGCTTATAGCTTGCTTATGACAAATGAAAATGTTTAGAGaaaatgttttttgttttaagcaaacttattatatataattaaaagataggTACCAATTTACTTCAATTTAAGTTTAACTGATCACTATAGTAAAAAAAAGTGCTatcattcaaaaaatattttatcttttttattttttttgtctacGACCTCCCACCCCACACAC containing:
- the LOC126656542 gene encoding FT-interacting protein 3; this encodes MENPTAAKEKLVVEVIAAHNLMPKDGEGSSSPFVEVEFENQKLRTQVKYKDLNPVWNEKLVFSVKDVADLPYRSIDVNVFNEKRSATSKNFLGKVRVSGSCIAKEGEEMAQLHSLDKRSLFSHIRGEISFKVYVSCREDVKENVGGGVGSGSGSKKNKKMQQQQQQQIQAVVQQQLIQENKKQIQQNQGQNHAKLPPLEPNQGEMIKPIVITTGPGPVVYGSAGGGGGGGGTEFSLKETSPHLGGGHLNKDKTSATYDLVEQMQYLYVRVVKAREIMLFGGGEIVVEVKLGNYRGITKRVGSSNIEWDQVFAFSKDCIQSSMVEIFVKEGNKDDYLGRVWFDLNEVPKRVPPDSQLAPQWYRMEDKKGDKSKGGEVMVSIWFGTQADEAFGEAWHSKAANVHFDGLCSIKSKVYLSPKLWYLRVSVIEAQDIVPGDKGSAMMRFPELYVKVLVGNQVLRTKIAGPNPNRSMSSPYWNEDLVFVVAEPFEDYLAVSVEDRVGPGREEAVGRFLLPMTAIERRYDDKQVVSRWFNLDSHFGSAVESKIMTRFGSRIHLRMSLDGGYHVLDEATMYSSDVRPTAKQLWKPHIGVLEMGILGASGLMPTKLKEGKRETADAYCVAKYGQKWVRTRTVVDSLSPKWNEQYTWEVFDPCTVITIGVFDNCHVDKNAINNVGAARDSRIGKVRIRLSTLETDRVYTHSYPLLMLHPTGVKKMGELHLAVRFSCANMANMFHMYTLPLLPKMHYIQPLSVNQLEILRYQAMNVVASRLSRTEPPLGREVVEYMLDHDSHMWSMRRSKANFARLINILSGIVAIGRWLESMRNWQRPVFSTLFLLAFLLLVAMPELIIPAVLLHMAIIGLWRYRSRPRHPPHMDTRLSHAESVYPDELDEEFDSFPTSRSAEVIRMRYDRLRSVAGRIQTVVGDMATQGERLQALLSWRDPRATFLFVMMCLFAAVGFYAVPIRVVVILWGMYMLRPPRFRNKLPCRALNFFRRLPAKADSLL